From the Maridesulfovibrio zosterae DSM 11974 genome, the window CACGCTCTAGTACTTCGCGCAAAGTGTTGCGTTCTTTAAGCCTGGCAAGAATACTCAGGTAAAAATCTATACGGTTTCCTTTATCAGGAACCTGTGCGTTTTCATTCAACGCTTCACTCATGAAGACTCCATCAGTAATTTCAAATAATTTACTTGAAAATGTCTCAATTCAATCACAATAGTCAAGAAGTTTACCGTTTCTGAACATTCAATCATACAAAGATAAAGAAATAATGTCACCCTGATTAAAAAAGCGATAGCATTAAAGATAGCTTTCCGAACTAAAACAAATTCTATAGCAAGGATACATAGTTAACGGAAATATAGTAAATAAGTACCCACTACACAATGGTATTCTTTTTGCTATTGAAACACATACATACTATTTTATTGGCGCAAAGTTTATAACAGAATTTTTATCAAATAAAAACAAATAGAATATTTACGGACATCTAAACAATGATCACATGCAATAAATGCGGAAAGAAGAATAATGATGCAGCCAAAACATGCCTCGGCTGTGGTCACAAACTCCAATCGGGAAAAACACGAGATCAGAACATATCCACCTCTGGTGGAAGTGAGGATCTTTTTCGCATCTCTCTGGAAAGAACAAGCATGTATGCCAAACACGGCGAAGCGTGGGTTTACGCTATTTTTCTACTAGGGGCTGTCATTTTTTTTACATACAATAAAATATACTGGCCCTTATACGCTATAACTCCTCTGGTTGCTATTCTTGCATGGTTTCGGAAGATTTAACTGTTTTGTTTTG encodes:
- a CDS encoding zinc ribbon domain-containing protein codes for the protein MITCNKCGKKNNDAAKTCLGCGHKLQSGKTRDQNISTSGGSEDLFRISLERTSMYAKHGEAWVYAIFLLGAVIFFTYNKIYWPLYAITPLVAILAWFRKI